A genome region from Micromonospora peucetia includes the following:
- the trmD gene encoding tRNA (guanosine(37)-N1)-methyltransferase TrmD codes for MRVDIVSIFPEYLAPLDLSLIGRARANGTLRLAVHDLRFWTHDVHRTVDDTPYGGGPGMVMRPEPWGEALDALAPAEVAPPRLVVPAPTGAPFTQAMAHELAAEPHLLFACGRYEGIDQRVLDHAAARMPVTEVSLGDYVLFGGEVAVLVILEAVTRLLPGVLGNAGSLAEESHAHGLLEAPMYTKPATWRGLEVPEVLRSGDHGRIARWRRDEALIRTATRRPDLLAALDPDRLDKRDAAALGRAGFQVPPGDVAK; via the coding sequence ATGCGCGTCGACATCGTGTCGATCTTTCCGGAGTACCTCGCCCCGCTGGACCTGTCACTGATCGGCAGGGCACGGGCGAACGGCACGCTGCGGCTGGCCGTACACGATCTGCGGTTCTGGACCCACGACGTGCACCGCACGGTCGACGACACGCCCTACGGCGGCGGGCCTGGCATGGTGATGCGGCCGGAGCCGTGGGGCGAGGCGCTCGACGCCCTCGCCCCGGCGGAGGTGGCCCCGCCCCGGCTGGTGGTGCCGGCCCCGACCGGTGCCCCCTTCACCCAGGCGATGGCGCACGAGCTGGCCGCCGAGCCGCACCTGCTCTTCGCCTGCGGCCGGTACGAGGGCATCGACCAGCGGGTGCTCGACCACGCCGCCGCCCGGATGCCGGTGACCGAGGTCTCCCTCGGCGACTACGTCCTCTTCGGCGGGGAGGTGGCCGTGCTGGTGATCCTGGAGGCGGTCACCCGGCTGCTGCCCGGGGTGCTCGGCAACGCGGGCTCGCTGGCCGAGGAGTCGCACGCCCACGGGCTGCTGGAGGCTCCCATGTACACGAAGCCGGCGACCTGGCGCGGGCTGGAGGTGCCGGAGGTGCTCCGCTCCGGCGACCACGGCAGGATCGCCCGCTGGCGGCGGGACGAGGCGCTGATCCGTACCGCGACGCGCCGCCCCGACCTGCTCGCCGCGCTGGACCCGGACCGCCTGGACAAACGGGACGCCGCAGCCTTGGGCCGGGCCGGATTTCAGGTGCCGCCGGGGGATGTGGCAAAGTAG
- the rimM gene encoding ribosome maturation factor RimM (Essential for efficient processing of 16S rRNA) — translation MLIVGRIGKPHGLRGEVTVEVRTDEPEARFAPGTVLRTEPGATPSPRPAPGPGEPFRVPAELTVESARWHQGRMLVVFEGIPDRDVAEALRGTLVAVDSADVTPPEDPEEFHDHQLVGLAVVTPDGDRLGEVARIDHAPASDLLVLRRPEGRIAYIPFVRAIVPEVDLAGGRVVVDPPAGLLDL, via the coding sequence CTGCTCATCGTCGGCAGGATCGGCAAGCCGCACGGCCTCCGCGGTGAGGTCACCGTGGAGGTGCGGACCGACGAACCCGAAGCGCGGTTCGCCCCGGGTACGGTGCTGCGCACCGAGCCCGGGGCGACCCCGTCGCCGCGGCCCGCGCCCGGGCCAGGCGAGCCCTTCCGGGTGCCCGCCGAGCTGACCGTGGAGTCCGCCCGCTGGCATCAGGGGCGGATGCTGGTCGTGTTCGAGGGCATCCCGGACCGGGACGTCGCCGAGGCGCTGCGCGGCACGCTGGTCGCGGTCGACAGCGCCGACGTCACCCCGCCGGAGGATCCGGAGGAGTTCCACGACCACCAGCTCGTCGGGCTGGCCGTGGTCACCCCCGACGGCGACCGGCTGGGCGAGGTGGCCCGGATCGACCACGCCCCCGCATCGGACCTGCTGGTGCTGCGCCGTCCCGAGGGCCGCATCGCGTACATCCCGTTCGTCCGGGCGATCGTCCCCGAGGTAGACCTCGCCGGCGGTCGCGTCGTCGTCGACCCGCCGGCCGGTCTGCTCGATCTGTAG
- a CDS encoding RNA-binding protein, with protein sequence MPTPVSRPDMALRPALEHLVKGIVDNPDDVRVRLVDSRRGKRLEVRVHPEDLGTVIGRSGRTAKALRQVIGSIGGRGVRVDIVDSY encoded by the coding sequence CTGCCGACGCCGGTGAGCAGGCCTGACATGGCACTACGTCCGGCGTTGGAGCACCTGGTCAAGGGCATCGTCGACAACCCCGATGACGTACGCGTCCGGCTGGTCGACTCCCGTCGGGGCAAGCGGCTGGAAGTCCGCGTGCACCCGGAGGACCTCGGCACGGTGATCGGGCGGTCCGGCCGGACCGCCAAGGCGCTGCGCCAGGTGATCGGCTCCATCGGCGGGCGCGGCGTACGCGTCGACATCGTCGACTCGTACTGA
- the rpsP gene encoding 30S ribosomal protein S16, which translates to MAVKIRLLRMGKIRNPQYRIVIADSRTKRDGRAIEFVGVYQPKEDPSVIEVKSERVQYWLSVGAQPSEAVQRLLELTGDWQKFKGLPAPPPLKVAPERVSRTAAYEAEAKAAAGLAEAPAKPAKKAAKAEAPAETPKTEAPAEAPAAADAGEQA; encoded by the coding sequence GTGGCCGTAAAGATCCGGCTCCTGCGGATGGGCAAGATCCGCAACCCGCAGTACCGCATCGTCATCGCCGACTCGCGCACCAAGCGCGACGGCCGGGCGATCGAGTTCGTCGGGGTCTACCAGCCGAAGGAAGACCCTTCGGTGATCGAGGTCAAGTCGGAGCGGGTCCAGTACTGGCTGTCCGTCGGCGCCCAGCCGAGCGAGGCGGTGCAGCGGCTGCTGGAGCTGACCGGTGACTGGCAGAAGTTCAAGGGCCTGCCGGCCCCGCCGCCGCTGAAGGTCGCCCCGGAGCGGGTCAGCCGCACCGCGGCGTACGAGGCCGAGGCGAAGGCCGCCGCCGGGCTGGCCGAGGCGCCGGCCAAGCCGGCCAAGAAGGCCGCCAAGGCCGAGGCTCCGGCCGAAACGCCGAAGACCGAGGCTCCGGCCGAGGCCCCGGCCGCTGCCGACGCCGGTGAGCAGGCCTGA
- a CDS encoding DUF402 domain-containing protein: MRFEPGRLIVHRNVRRGRIGWARAARVVSDDDRGLLLWVARDAPTAGEVTEAGLGMRAVPFAEWITSSYRLAPGRWNGPPLLTFLPTGAAHSVWWFRDAYDRFTAWYVNLEEPGVRWDDGTLAGVDMVDQDLDVVVRPDRGWEWKDEEEFTERLAFPDHYWVADPDAVRAEGKRVIALAEAGEFPFDGTWCDFTPPSDWGIPDELPPGWDRSPVR; the protein is encoded by the coding sequence GTGAGATTCGAACCGGGGCGGTTGATCGTGCACCGCAACGTGCGGCGGGGCCGGATCGGCTGGGCACGTGCCGCGCGGGTGGTCAGCGACGACGATCGGGGCCTGCTGCTCTGGGTGGCCCGCGACGCCCCCACGGCGGGCGAGGTCACCGAGGCCGGGCTGGGCATGCGCGCGGTCCCGTTCGCGGAGTGGATCACCTCGTCGTACCGCCTGGCCCCGGGCCGGTGGAACGGCCCGCCGCTGCTGACGTTCCTGCCCACCGGGGCGGCCCACTCGGTGTGGTGGTTCCGCGACGCGTACGACCGCTTCACCGCCTGGTACGTCAACCTGGAGGAGCCCGGCGTGCGCTGGGACGACGGCACCCTCGCCGGCGTCGACATGGTGGACCAGGACCTCGACGTGGTGGTCCGTCCGGACCGCGGCTGGGAGTGGAAGGACGAGGAGGAGTTCACCGAGCGGCTGGCCTTCCCCGACCACTACTGGGTGGCCGACCCGGACGCGGTGCGGGCCGAGGGGAAGCGGGTGATCGCGCTGGCCGAGGCGGGGGAGTTCCCGTTCGACGGCACCTGGTGCGACTTCACCCCGCCGTCTGACTGGGGCATCCCCGACGAGTTGCCGCCCGGTTGGGACCGCTCCCCGGTGCGCTGA